One window from the genome of Megalobrama amblycephala isolate DHTTF-2021 linkage group LG4, ASM1881202v1, whole genome shotgun sequence encodes:
- the tagln2 gene encoding transgelin-2: MANKGPSYGLSREVQSKIDKKYDPDLEERLVEWIVAQCGDSVGRPQPGKQGFQQWLKDGCVLCELINSLHKDSKPVKKIQASGMAFKQMEQISQFLGAAERYGVTKSDMFQTVDLWEGKDLAAVQMTLMSLGSLAVTKGDGCYRGDPSWFHKKAQENKREFSEDQLKEGQSVIGLQMGTNKGASQAGMSYGRPRQILNNK, translated from the exons ATGGCAAATAAAGGTCCATCCTATGGTCTGAGTCGCGAGGTGCAGAGCAAGATTGACAAGAAGTACGATCCAGATCTGGAGGAGCGGCTGGTGGAGTGGATAGTCGCTCAGTGTGGGGATTCTGTAGGAAGACCTCAACCTGGAAAACAAGGCTTTCAGCAGTGGCTTAAGGATGGATGT GTTTTATGTGAGCTGATTAACAGTCTCCATAAGGATTCAAAGCCTGTGAAAAAGATCCAAGCTTCTGGAATGGCTTTTAAACAGATGGAGCAGATCTCTCAGTTCCTTGGTGCTGCTGAACGCTATGGAGTCACCAAGTCTGACATGTTTCAAACTGTTGACCTCTGGGAGG GTAAGGACCTTGCCGCTGTACAAATGACGCTGATGTCATTGGGGAGTCTGGCTGTTACTAAGGGTGATGGCTGTTACCGCGGTGACCCCAGTTGGTTTCACAA GAAAGCCCAGGAGAACAAGAGAGAGTTCTCTGAGGATCAGCTGAAAGAGGGTCAGAGTGTAATCGGCCTACAGATGGGCACTAACAAAGGGGCATCACAGGCAGGCATGAGTTATGGTCGACCTCGACAGATcttaaacaacaaataa
- the il13ra2 gene encoding interleukin-13 receptor subunit alpha-2 isoform X3, translated as MFLRNIVPVWLSAFTLLLLTQVSTSEVTACGVAVDPPADIEIKDSGFLGYLSIHWTRPASLQNLTDCRVRYQLQYYDTYEEHWRSVRTVKLTYAAQFDLEKPVKVRMLTMLKCACTNGTEVQGEETEKVYTPEPTGMAGSRIRDFHCVYYGKEYMECTWESGPVQPPNSQHYLYYWHREMEETKECPEYIVLSEVRRGCRFPRESLLEFSKFNMCVNGSSPAGSLRTAYFSIEVQNHAKPAVVSSVHVSEMDGLLKLAWLPPSGLVPEHCLEYEIESHTLMANGKEKQQRKVLENVVLDTSYELQKEAESKKTCFQVRSKVNMYCADKGFWSDWSQTKCIEAKEISIWNHLSLVGLIVAGGIIVLCLSLWILKKICIKNNSKKDALYTLYKQKVNETVPGILSPIFK; from the exons ATGTTCCTGCGGAATATTGTTCCTGTGTGGCTCTCTGCATTTACTCTGCTTTTGCTGACTCAGGTCTCCACATCAGAGGTCACAGCCTGTGGAGTTGCGG TGGATCCACCTGCCGATATTGAGATAAAAGACTCTGGCTTCCTGGGTTACCTCAGTATTCACTGGACTCGGCCAGCCAGTCTTCAGAACCTTACAGATTGCAGAGTACGATATCAACTCCAATACTATGACACCTATGAGGAACATTGGAGG AGTGTCCGAACTGTTAAGTTGACTTATGCTGCCCAGTTTGACCTTGAGAAACCAGTCAAGGTGAGAATGCTCACTATGTTGAAGTGTGCCTGCACCAATGGGACAGAGGTCCAAGGGGAGGAGACAGAGAAAGTGTACACACCTGAACCTACAG GTATGGCAGGATCAAGAATAAGAGATTTTCATTGTGTCTACTATGGAAAGGAGTACATGGAATGCACCTGGGAGTCAGGACCTGTCCAGCCTCCAAATTCACAGCACTACCTCTATTATTG GCACAGGGAAATGGAAGAAACAAAGGAATGTCCAGAATACATCGTATTATCTGAGGTTCGGAGAGGATGCAGGTTCCCTCGAGAATCACTCTTAGAGTTCTCCAAGTTTAATATGTGTGTAAATGGATCCTCTCCAGCAGGAAGTCTGAGAACAGCCTACTTCTCTATTGAGGTTCAAAATCATG CAAAACCAGCAGTGGTATCCTCTGTGCATGTCTCAGAGATGGATGGACTGTTGAAGTTAGCTtggttgccacctagtggtctGGTGCCAGAACACTGCTTGGAATATGAGATAGAGAGCCACACTCTAATGGCAAATGGCAAAGAAAAGCAG CAAAGGAAGGTTCTGGAGAATGTAGTTCTGGACACATCTTATGAGCTCCAGAAAGAAGCAGAAAGTAAGAAAACTTGCTTTCAAGTCAGGTCAAAGGTGAACATGTACTGCGCTGATAAAGGATTCTGGAGTGACTGGAGCCAAACAAAGTGTATAG AGGCGAAGGAAATTTCAATATGGAATCATCTCAGTCTGGTTGGCCTGATTGTTGCTGGAGGCATCATCGTCCTTTGTCTTTCATTATGGATATTAAAGAAGAT TTGcataaaaaacaacagcaaGAAGGATGCCCTATACACTTTGTACAAGCAGAAGGTCAATGAGACCGTGCCCGGAATCCTCAGTCCCATTTTCAAGTGA
- the tppp2 gene encoding tubulin polymerization-promoting protein family member 2: MAEGSGEVSLAELETAFRKFAVYGDTKATGNEMNGKNFVKLCKDCKVIDGKNVTSTDVDIVFSKVKVKSARVITFEQFTQAMAELATKRFKGKSQEEAVQLLYGLIAGKEPANFGVTKVAKASAVDRLTDSSKFTGSHKERFDASGKGKGRVGREDIPDTSGYVSTYKGQGTYDSKIKEDK; encoded by the exons ATGGCTGAGGGTTCAGGTGAGGTGTCCCTGGCAGAGCTGGAGACAGCATTTCGTAAATTTGCAGTTTATGGAGACACCAAAGCAACAGGGAATGAGATGAATGGGAAAAACTTTGTTAAGCTGTGTAAGGACTGCAAGGTCATTGATGGGAAAAATGTCACCAGCACGGACGTGGACATCGTCTTCAGCAAAGTCAA GGTTAAATCAGCACGTGTCATCACATTTGAGCAGTTCACTCAAGCCATGGCCGAGTTGGCTACAAAACGCTTTAAAGGGAAGAGCCAGGAAGAGGCAGTGCAGCTTCTCTACGGTCTCATTGCCGGCAAAGAACCTGCCAACTTTGGTGTCACT AAAGTGGCAAAAGCCTCTGCTGTGGACAGGCTAACAGACAGCAGTAAGTTCACCGGTTCTCATAAGGAGCGTTTTGATGCGTCTGGAAAAGGAAAAGGCCGTGTTGGGAGGGAAGACATCCCTGACACCAGTGGATACGTCTCGACATACAAAGGCCAAGGCACCTATGACAGCAAAATAAAAGAGGACAAATGA
- the LOC125266378 gene encoding cerebellin-1 has product MKGKGVVLFFVLPLVLGQQKTFNWDTPGQTLPPDPINPCLTDQDSCGCCVMQRKKWQLEGYLNSSMNSLEDSLARAQNTLRNIRENRVAFSVALTDRRRCVGPARTAINVVYQSIFINIGEAYNSSTGVFTVPRSGVYNLAFTVFSDAGSPGALLSVCASIRRNGVALAALREVYAQDQEDQATAVLLAQLGVGDRITISLQPGCWLCDDQNHYNTFSGFLLYATE; this is encoded by the exons ATGAAag GAAAAGGTGTTGTGCTGTTCTTTGTGTTGCCGCTGGTGCTCGGCCAGCAAAAGACCTTCAACTGGGACACGCCAGGACAAACCCTCCCTCCAGATCCCATCAACC CGTGCCTGACTGACCAGGACTCATGTGGTTGTTGTGTGATGCAGAGGAAAAAATGGCAGTTAGAAGGATATTTAAACTCTAGTATGAATTCACTGGAGGATTCGCTGGCCAGAGCACAAAACACACTGAGAAACATAagag AGAATCGAGTGGCATTTTCTGTGGCTCTAACTGACAGGAGACGTTGTGTTGGTCCAGCGAGGACGGCAATAAATGTTGTCTATCAGAGCATCTTTATCAACATTGGAGAGGCCTATAACTCATCCACTGGTGTGTTCACGGTTCCACGGTCAGGCGTGTATAACCTGGCATTTACCGTGTTCAGCGACGCAGGCTCACCGGGTGCACTGCTCTCCGTCTGTGCCAGTATCAGGAGGAATGGTGTGGCTCTAGCAGCACTTAGGGAGGTGTATGCTCAAGACCAGGAGGACCAGGCCACAGCGGTCTTACTTGCGCAGCTCGGCGTAGGAGACCGTATTACCATCAGTCTCCAACCTGGCTGCTGGCTCTGTGACGATCAGAATCATTACAACACATTCAGTGGATTTCTGCTGTATGCTACAGAGTGA
- the il13ra2 gene encoding interleukin-13 receptor subunit alpha-2 isoform X1: MEGKKMGDCIQIKNMFLRNIVPVWLSAFTLLLLTQVSTSEVTACGVAVDPPADIEIKDSGFLGYLSIHWTRPASLQNLTDCRVRYQLQYYDTYEEHWRSVRTVKLTYAAQFDLEKPVKVRMLTMLKCACTNGTEVQGEETEKVYTPEPTGMAGSRIRDFHCVYYGKEYMECTWESGPVQPPNSQHYLYYWHREMEETKECPEYIVLSEVRRGCRFPRESLLEFSKFNMCVNGSSPAGSLRTAYFSIEVQNHAKPAVVSSVHVSEMDGLLKLAWLPPSGLVPEHCLEYEIESHTLMANGKEKQQRKVLENVVLDTSYELQKEAESKKTCFQVRSKVNMYCADKGFWSDWSQTKCIEAKEISIWNHLSLVGLIVAGGIIVLCLSLWILKKICIKNNSKKDALYTLYKQKVNETVPGILSPIFK, translated from the exons ATGGAAGGGAAAAAGATGGGTGACTGT ATACAGATAAAGAACATGTTCCTGCGGAATATTGTTCCTGTGTGGCTCTCTGCATTTACTCTGCTTTTGCTGACTCAGGTCTCCACATCAGAGGTCACAGCCTGTGGAGTTGCGG TGGATCCACCTGCCGATATTGAGATAAAAGACTCTGGCTTCCTGGGTTACCTCAGTATTCACTGGACTCGGCCAGCCAGTCTTCAGAACCTTACAGATTGCAGAGTACGATATCAACTCCAATACTATGACACCTATGAGGAACATTGGAGG AGTGTCCGAACTGTTAAGTTGACTTATGCTGCCCAGTTTGACCTTGAGAAACCAGTCAAGGTGAGAATGCTCACTATGTTGAAGTGTGCCTGCACCAATGGGACAGAGGTCCAAGGGGAGGAGACAGAGAAAGTGTACACACCTGAACCTACAG GTATGGCAGGATCAAGAATAAGAGATTTTCATTGTGTCTACTATGGAAAGGAGTACATGGAATGCACCTGGGAGTCAGGACCTGTCCAGCCTCCAAATTCACAGCACTACCTCTATTATTG GCACAGGGAAATGGAAGAAACAAAGGAATGTCCAGAATACATCGTATTATCTGAGGTTCGGAGAGGATGCAGGTTCCCTCGAGAATCACTCTTAGAGTTCTCCAAGTTTAATATGTGTGTAAATGGATCCTCTCCAGCAGGAAGTCTGAGAACAGCCTACTTCTCTATTGAGGTTCAAAATCATG CAAAACCAGCAGTGGTATCCTCTGTGCATGTCTCAGAGATGGATGGACTGTTGAAGTTAGCTtggttgccacctagtggtctGGTGCCAGAACACTGCTTGGAATATGAGATAGAGAGCCACACTCTAATGGCAAATGGCAAAGAAAAGCAG CAAAGGAAGGTTCTGGAGAATGTAGTTCTGGACACATCTTATGAGCTCCAGAAAGAAGCAGAAAGTAAGAAAACTTGCTTTCAAGTCAGGTCAAAGGTGAACATGTACTGCGCTGATAAAGGATTCTGGAGTGACTGGAGCCAAACAAAGTGTATAG AGGCGAAGGAAATTTCAATATGGAATCATCTCAGTCTGGTTGGCCTGATTGTTGCTGGAGGCATCATCGTCCTTTGTCTTTCATTATGGATATTAAAGAAGAT TTGcataaaaaacaacagcaaGAAGGATGCCCTATACACTTTGTACAAGCAGAAGGTCAATGAGACCGTGCCCGGAATCCTCAGTCCCATTTTCAAGTGA
- the LOC125266377 gene encoding cerebellin-2-like produces the protein MNTAVISVCVTVVLFVTRETASISPELQAAADAWQGSLPCGGWNCECAFSKQSCCCAAAQMDNLEEYIFNRLMNVWTALLELEKHIMETAGGRMVAFTATMSQMSGCFGPFTCDVPIPYGNVTLNHGNGYNPALGIFTAPCAGVFSFSLTVYSNKGSEGQRLYQRVALVRQGRSEAATWEDNREDAEDSATQTVLFGLSAGEQVYVQLLSGREICGDMWGQNIFSGYLLYPTES, from the exons ATGAACACCGCAgtcatcagtgtgtgtgtgacggttGTGCTGTTTGTCACCCGAGAGACAGCCAGCATTTCTCCAGAACTTCAAGCAGCAGCAG ATGCATGGCAGGGCTCTCTGCCGTGTGGAGGCTGGAACTGTGAGTGCGCGTTCAGTAAGCAGAGCTGCTGTTGTGCAGCTGCACAGATGGACAATCTTGAGGAGTACATTTTTAATCGCCTCATGAACGTCTGGACTGCACTGTTAGAGCTTGAGAAGCACATTATGGAGACAGCAG GTGGCAGAATGGTGGCATTTACTGCAACTATGTCTCAGATGTCTGGATGTTTTGGCCCCTTTACTTGTGATGTGCCCATTCCCTATGGCAATGTCACACTCAACCACGGCAATGGATACAACCCTGCACTAG GTATCTTCACGGCTCCTTGTGCGGGCGTTTTCTCCTTCAGCCTCACTGTGTACTCAAACAAGGGATCTGAAGGACAGCGTTTGTACCAGCGGGTGGCACTAGTGAGACAGGGCCGTTCTGAGGCCGCTACGTGGGAGGACAACAGAGAGGATGCCGAAGACAGCGCCACCCAAACTGTCCTGTTCGGTCTCAGTGCTGGAGAACAGGTTTATGTACAGCTCCTGTCCGGCAGAGAAATCTGCGGGGACATGTGGGGCCAAAACATCTTCAGCGGATACTTGCTTTATCCTACTGAGAGCTAA
- the il13ra2 gene encoding interleukin-13 receptor subunit alpha-2 isoform X2, with product MDILDDIGIQIKNMFLRNIVPVWLSAFTLLLLTQVSTSEVTACGVAVDPPADIEIKDSGFLGYLSIHWTRPASLQNLTDCRVRYQLQYYDTYEEHWRSVRTVKLTYAAQFDLEKPVKVRMLTMLKCACTNGTEVQGEETEKVYTPEPTGMAGSRIRDFHCVYYGKEYMECTWESGPVQPPNSQHYLYYWHREMEETKECPEYIVLSEVRRGCRFPRESLLEFSKFNMCVNGSSPAGSLRTAYFSIEVQNHAKPAVVSSVHVSEMDGLLKLAWLPPSGLVPEHCLEYEIESHTLMANGKEKQQRKVLENVVLDTSYELQKEAESKKTCFQVRSKVNMYCADKGFWSDWSQTKCIEAKEISIWNHLSLVGLIVAGGIIVLCLSLWILKKICIKNNSKKDALYTLYKQKVNETVPGILSPIFK from the exons atggacatcttggatgacataggg ATACAGATAAAGAACATGTTCCTGCGGAATATTGTTCCTGTGTGGCTCTCTGCATTTACTCTGCTTTTGCTGACTCAGGTCTCCACATCAGAGGTCACAGCCTGTGGAGTTGCGG TGGATCCACCTGCCGATATTGAGATAAAAGACTCTGGCTTCCTGGGTTACCTCAGTATTCACTGGACTCGGCCAGCCAGTCTTCAGAACCTTACAGATTGCAGAGTACGATATCAACTCCAATACTATGACACCTATGAGGAACATTGGAGG AGTGTCCGAACTGTTAAGTTGACTTATGCTGCCCAGTTTGACCTTGAGAAACCAGTCAAGGTGAGAATGCTCACTATGTTGAAGTGTGCCTGCACCAATGGGACAGAGGTCCAAGGGGAGGAGACAGAGAAAGTGTACACACCTGAACCTACAG GTATGGCAGGATCAAGAATAAGAGATTTTCATTGTGTCTACTATGGAAAGGAGTACATGGAATGCACCTGGGAGTCAGGACCTGTCCAGCCTCCAAATTCACAGCACTACCTCTATTATTG GCACAGGGAAATGGAAGAAACAAAGGAATGTCCAGAATACATCGTATTATCTGAGGTTCGGAGAGGATGCAGGTTCCCTCGAGAATCACTCTTAGAGTTCTCCAAGTTTAATATGTGTGTAAATGGATCCTCTCCAGCAGGAAGTCTGAGAACAGCCTACTTCTCTATTGAGGTTCAAAATCATG CAAAACCAGCAGTGGTATCCTCTGTGCATGTCTCAGAGATGGATGGACTGTTGAAGTTAGCTtggttgccacctagtggtctGGTGCCAGAACACTGCTTGGAATATGAGATAGAGAGCCACACTCTAATGGCAAATGGCAAAGAAAAGCAG CAAAGGAAGGTTCTGGAGAATGTAGTTCTGGACACATCTTATGAGCTCCAGAAAGAAGCAGAAAGTAAGAAAACTTGCTTTCAAGTCAGGTCAAAGGTGAACATGTACTGCGCTGATAAAGGATTCTGGAGTGACTGGAGCCAAACAAAGTGTATAG AGGCGAAGGAAATTTCAATATGGAATCATCTCAGTCTGGTTGGCCTGATTGTTGCTGGAGGCATCATCGTCCTTTGTCTTTCATTATGGATATTAAAGAAGAT TTGcataaaaaacaacagcaaGAAGGATGCCCTATACACTTTGTACAAGCAGAAGGTCAATGAGACCGTGCCCGGAATCCTCAGTCCCATTTTCAAGTGA